In Acidobacteriota bacterium, the DNA window CTCCCATTACCCAGAGTGCCGCTCGCGGCTTCGCGCCCTCGCTGTACCCTGGGCTAAACGAATCGCTCGCTTTCAGCGAGCCCGGACTTGTCGCCCAAGTCAACTGTTTTCAGCGCAGACCTCCGAGCCGGCGGGGCTGGGGAAGTCCGAAGTACCAATGGCGAAGTTCGAGATCCCTGAAGGGGAGAGATTCGTCAGCCCAGGGTAAAGCGAAGCCGCCATGCGGCTGAGCGGCACCCTGGGTTACGGAACACTAGCCGCGCGAACCCTGAAAGGGTGGAATAACGGACCTTCGAAGCTCTCATATCGGGGACTTTTGCCACGCCCTCTGAAAAGCGCGAGATAACGCCGAACACTACCTGCCTAGACCTCAGTCGGTCTGGGGACCGGATTGGCGGAGTTGGGCTTCGAGTTCGGGGTGTTCGCCTTTCTTGGCCCAATCGGCGGCGGTGCGGCCGTCGCCCAGGTCGAGTTGGGGATCGGCGCCGTGGCGCAGCAACAGGTCGACCATCTCCTGATCGCCCCTCCAGGCCGCCATCATGAGAGGCGTCAGGTTGCCCTGGTCCTCGATCGGGTTGGGAAGGCTGGTGTCGGCACCCCGCTCCAGCAGCATTTCGGCGATTTCAAAGTCGCCGCGGCCGGCCGCCAGCATCAGCGGAGCCACCGTCCCGAAACCCTTGATGCGGGCTTCAAGATCGATCCTGGCCCCTTGCTCGAGCAGCAGCTTCACGACCTCTGGATGCCGCTTGAAAACGGCCATCAGCAAGGCCGTGTTGCCGTCCTGATTAACCGCCTCGAGCTGAGCGCCGTGGGACAGCAGGGTGCGGGCAATGTCGGGAAAACCGCGGAAAGAGGCGGCCATCAGCGGAGTGACCTGATGACGGTTGCGCGAGTTGGGATCGGCTCCTTCTTCAAGCAGCACCTGGATGATCTCTTCCAGTCCGCCGGTAACGGCCAGCAGTAGGGGCGTGGCCCTCGACTCCTCGCGGGCCACGGGATCGACCGAAGCGCCGGCGTCCAGCAGCTTGCGCACCGTATCGATGTGCCCGCCGCGCACGGCCAGGTGGAGGGGCGTCCAGCCCTTTCCATCCCAGCGGTCGGGTTTGGCGCCCCGTTCGAGCAGGGTTTCGGCAACCTCGCTGTGCCCCTTGGCGGCGGCGGCGATGAGAGGCGTCTGCCCAGGGCAGCAACTCCCTTCCGGTGCCGTCAAATCGACCTGCACGCCATGATCGAGCAACAGGTCCACGACATTGACCAGACCGTCTTGGGCAACGTGATGGAGCAGCGACCGACCGTCCCGCAGCTTGGGATTGACCGGGGCGCCCGACGCGATCAGGATCTCGGCGGTCCGGGGCCGATCCCTGAGGCAGGCCTGGATGAGTGCCTGGGGAACTTCCTCCACCTCGGCACCCTGCTCGATGAGATAGCGCACGATGCCGCTATGCCCCAGCAGAGAGGCCCCCACCAGCGGCGTCCACTCGGCCTTGTTGCGGCGGTTGACTTGGGCGCCCCGGCTGATCAGCAGTTCCACCACCGAAGGGTCGTCCTGGGGCGGGAAGAA includes these proteins:
- a CDS encoding ankyrin repeat domain-containing protein, with product MNRKAIAALALGVLVIAALLWLVRGRLGSDGPQPGRQSGLPEEPALSQAVLSGEAEQVESLLVGGEDPNRTGVHARSPLMHAASMGRADLAEMLLQAGADIAHADDSGNTALFFFPPQDDPSVVELLISRGAQVNRRNKAEWTPLVGASLLGHSGIVRYLIEQGAEVEEVPQALIQACLRDRPRTAEILIASGAPVNPKLRDGRSLLHHVAQDGLVNVVDLLLDHGVQVDLTAPEGSCCPGQTPLIAAAAKGHSEVAETLLERGAKPDRWDGKGWTPLHLAVRGGHIDTVRKLLDAGASVDPVAREESRATPLLLAVTGGLEEIIQVLLEEGADPNSRNRHQVTPLMAASFRGFPDIARTLLSHGAQLEAVNQDGNTALLMAVFKRHPEVVKLLLEQGARIDLEARIKGFGTVAPLMLAAGRGDFEIAEMLLERGADTSLPNPIEDQGNLTPLMMAAWRGDQEMVDLLLRHGADPQLDLGDGRTAADWAKKGEHPELEAQLRQSGPQTD